GATCGGTTAATCAAATGGCATCTAATAAGGTGGGTCATTTTCGACAACAATAACAAAACAGATGCcgtgttcaaataataatatatagcttgtATATATAAGTTGTAAATACTCGATAATACAACGTTAATACTAAGATATACGAGTGTgggttatataggtatatataatattatatcggaaAAATATTTACGTCGAGCACTATTTTCTATACAACGTGATGATATGCCTACCTACTTTAAAACGGTGTTTCTCTAAGaggataacaattaacaattatataatttttttcctccGATTCGCGTACACGCacacaaacaattataatagattttatatatatatacaataataagtaaGACTGATGTCGTCGTAATAATGTACGAGATGAGATGAACAGCGGCTTCGacaaataggtacatagtacatatatatacctataatatgtttatacctatCGAAGACCTATAATAATTCCCATCGCATCACCTGCAGTGGCGGTGATCGGGCAAACGGGTTAGCAAAATCGCACGGGGTTTAAGataaataagaagaaaaaaacgtTGTAAAATCGCCGGTTTGCCGTGAATTTTTCGCTAATTGCTCGCCGAGCTTTTCGAAAGAAAAAAACCGCCGTCGCGTCTATGTTGTACCAAacgaaatggaaaaaaaaaaaataataataataataataaataatcgatacgaaaaaaaaacctacctgcaactataatatacctatattattacgacCACTCCTCCACCTCGTCCTCGTCTTCCTCGTTCGTCCTCTTCGTCCTTCTCTTACAATAGTCCTCTACTCGTCCTCGTCTCCGTCGTCCCTCTTGTATACCTATACTCGACCGTCGCGGCCAaagacgtcgtcgtcgtcgcgcgcgcgcgcgctcgcTCGCGCTCTCAAACCGTCGCGCGTGTGTGGTCCCCGCGCGACAACAATACCACACGCAAACGACCGGCCGGCCGGACGATAATAATTAGCCAGTAATGTGCGCTGCGTGTGTGAGAGATCTGTTGCCGCTGTTCGGACGCCGCGACGATCACGTATGGACCACGACGACGGTCGGATCGGAGACAGCCCGGCGGGCAGTGGTTTCTttcccgccgccgccgccgccaccctCGTCCGCAGCGCAATCGGCGCGCGCGCACGGTATAGCTAATTGGGGGGTGGCCAGACGAAGATGCAATaattaaacgtaaataatattatgtgcatacaCATACGTAACGTACCGGTCTGCAAGAGCAATATCGACGCGATTCGGCCGATCtgtaatgttaaaaaataggtataagtatGTATAGCTGGAATTGAgttgtatatcaattatatactatatgagACAACCGCGTTCAtttcggtggtttttttttcccgAGAAATGGACTTATtgtctttaaaaaaatctttctcTTGTTCCGGTAGTACTATACTCGGTAgcaaactgtatattataatgtgataataaataaaacgtatatatatatatattaccataatatatcatattatacacgcaCCTATACACtatcagaatatattatatctacgtgTGATTAAAACTCATTtcgttatttttgttattttcagcCGGTTCGTTCGTCATCGGACTGATCTTGGTGCCCTGCGCTATGTCCGCACCCGCCAAACCGTCAAAGTCTCAGTCGCCGACGCCGCCGCACTCGATCGTCGCAACCGGCACGCCGTTCTGGCACAACCCGTGCGGCACGCTGTTGACTTATGACGGCAGTGGCGGCGGCGCCACTGGCGCCATGATGAGCAGCGCCGTCAGCCACGACATTATGATGGAATCGGAACCGGAATCGGAGTCGGTGATGCGGCGCGAAGAGGACATCATTCACGGCATTGTCGTGGCCGCCGGTCAGGCCCTGACGCACGCCGAACAGTTCACCGGTGCTTTCGTAAGTACTCCCAAATTACATCTAAaacgatatatttaaattattgtaactatttattttcgattgatttgaaaaaaaataaccgacataatataaattttatgggagttatatatatacaaattaagtcACAAACCTGCTggaatcatatattttatatggctGCAGAATTCCATCGGATAATAACCCTAATtcagaacatttttttagaaattgatACTcccgctatataatattattatcacattgcTTACTGACGGTCCTAATAGTCTGTAAAATGGAaaggaacatttttttaatcttaattaCGTTACTTTTTTAACCGAATGTAAATTTGGATCCATAGGACTCAACTGTAACACTTCCTATTGAACTTACTTAATATACCTGCGAGCTTTACAAGTTCTGGTGGCCTATCCATTCGTGTATACCTATTATCCATGATGATGGTTTCGCCATCAACTTACCACCCTCTATCCCCCACCACTGAGGGAATAGTAtaacaacagtaataatattacggtcCGCTACATTTCGACAAAATAATACACGGCAAAAATACATCGTATACAATCGAGTTgatcataagttataatactattatgatcggtttgacgtaataatattatcacgcgacataactataataataatagttgcaatattattgtacattgcaTATAGGTAGAGGTgtacactaatatattataataataacatattaatgtgATTCACCGGCGGCGGCACGCGGCGTCGATGACAACGTGTTCGTGTGGCGCCGCCGCACGTGCGTTTCGAGTGCGCGCGCGTGCGTCCGACCGCACGGCCACAGAGGGGGTCGCGCCTCGGCGACGGTCGAGATGAATGAAATacgcgcggcggcggcggcggcggcgagagAGAATCATCGGCGGTCGATTAGAAACGGTCGTcaacgccgccgccgctgcggCCACTCTGGTCGTGTTTGGGAGGTCGTACATTTTCAGGGGCGGTACCGTAAAATACGTCCGTTAAAAACTAGTTACATTGTTGTCGTATATGTGCGAACAAACCGCACGCAGACGGAAATGCCGACCGGAcggaataaaaacataaaatataaaatatgaatgtatgTAAAGTGTAATGTGTATTACGAATTCGACGACCTGTGCAAGTGTACCCATACAGTTAATAAGTATCGCATGTGTGTGCGAGCGCGCGACGTCTACGGTGTTATTTTTGTGGTCGTACGTTTAAGTCACCGCAAACACGCGGCGCGAGTTCAACCCCCTCTGCTCGAAACCACGGGAACGTCACTCGattttaataacatacctatatattgtgtagGATCGTAATTCGTGTGCAGTGCCGTGGTGTGTCATCGGTAAAACCTGCTGAGGAGAAAACTGACATTGTATCGCAATTTTTACTAAAAGAACGATTTTCCGCGATTTGACGGATACGCGAAGCGATACGACGTGAAAAAGCGTCTATATCTCTTACAAAAAGACAATGCGCCACTTAGAGCCGTGATTTTTTAATGTcgaattacgtaaaaaaaaaaataaaacaattagcaCGTCGTGTAATAACGTTTTCAGCACTGTTATTATTTACCTCAGGAAAgctgtgatattatatttttaatattatatgctgtcTAACGAAGAGGTTTATGTACAGTATACAGTCGTATAAgtcatcatataaaatatagtccAAAAACATAGAGCTCCGACTTATTTGTTAGGTATAGACAGTATTGTATaaaaaggataatattattattataatctcgaAAATATTCAACTCTTCAAATACGGCACTGgccactataatatatctaacgGTTTGATGGACGAAATATAGGCTTCAAGTCCTCGTATACCAATTCACCAAACTAGGACTAATACGGTGGTTTTTTCGTTTGACGACGGGCTTCTTCAatcgaataaattatttcattactaatggctaataagtaataatatattattattacactaataCGCACGCGTGTAagcattattgttttttttttcgaacttTCAAACGACACGTAACCAGCGCTGCACCGCGACGTCAAGTTCCCACGGTCTGCACGCGATAATATGCGCCGCCGCCGTGAGTACGACAATGTGTGTAAACACAAGTCGTCGTCGGCTTCGAAAAATACATTAGTTCGCACCTAAATTATTGTTTCCGCTGTTCGTGTGAGTGCGTCGACGAGCCGCGATATATCTATAGGCATATCTacattgtaaacaatatttgtatacgatattataatattatgacgtaggtATTGTACGAGAAAATATCGGGAAAAAGCGATCGAGACGAAATGCGTCGGTAGCACAGCTGCGGCggcagaatattattattgacgtaCAACGGGTACACGCCGtcatcggcggcggcggttgcGGAAACGTATCGGTTTTCCGTTGCGAAAACTACCGATCGAAGccgtttataagttataatattatgttataagcaATATGAAAAAACTACATTAATTGTCGTCAtacgtgttatattattatgatgtacctgtacggtataggtatacctatacaaaacgATTTATTTATTCCGCCGATCGTATAGCGTACACGTATACCGCTTGTCCGCTTGTCGTTATTTTTCCTCGAAGTGCACCGCGAAATTACGACatctccgccgccgccgccggaacGTGCGTGATTCTTATTATGCCGCCTACGCCACCGCTGCTGAGTGTGCGTATTATACAACTCGGGAAGTGATCAAACAAAACAATATCTACTAATGGCCTTTGGCTGCCGAGTTGTTATTGAGatgcataacaaaaaaaaaacaaaaacaaacaataatatcataatataattatacaacccTTTCGCGTcgggttttatttattattattattattattattattattattattcgcaaaGACGGAGAGCGACAAAATGTCAATCGCACGCGCGTGTACAAAACGTGTAAACAATAATCGGTGTttacgataaaattaaaatatattataatgcgttcGGTTAACCTACATAAGTTAGAACCCGTCaacaatcacaataataataaaatataatatgattctcGGCTGTCCAAATGATACATCAACGTTATAACGCCTacagcacaataatattattatataatgcaaatTCTGATCTACATTTTACAGTAAGCTTATTAGATTATTATCGCATCTATGATACATTATACAGTCCAGTGTTGATCACTCGAATCTTAAAGGGGATAAAATCAAATTCGCCTTATGTTTTTATCGAgtaaaatacatcaaatataacttataaactttagGTTTTCGAGTTATGAAGGTTTTTGAGTTATTGTGACGCAACtgtatatgagtataatataaaggaAAAGCTCCaaactctatattattattatatagaattataaataaaaagtgctAAAGGGGAAAAATGTTCTGTTTACCCCCTTACAAATAACGAtgtggctatattattattgcgtttcTAGGAATTCGTCTTTTCTggataaaaataagaataacagtaatatttttCCTTTCGTTCACTCTAgtcatttatatacctatatgaaacttttttaaGTGAAAATTGTTTTGACGAGATTTCAGACGGtgatataatcattatttattaatttcgtaCATTGTTGGATGTTTTTACTGTATTCAAgcgtataaataacaatataataactaccAAATTTTTGCCCACCAAAGTTTTTAGTTTCTAGttcgttttttcatttttgttcaGACGAGCACAAGTGGCATGCGTAGAAAACTGACACTTTCTATACCTATACGAAAAATTGTTTAGAACGCGTTTGAACCAGACTATAACCCAATTTAAACCTCGCTATGATGTTATCGTTTAAATtcgtaatgattataatttattattattattatattgtatgcgtACGCAGTACGcacgaataattatataaaaactcaATGCGTTTATACTTTTCTGGATGACTCATTTCGTTTTCTATCCGTAAAATTATACgcactattataacaatacgtcTATACACGATCAGCGGAAAAAACAATCAAGATAATTTTCGATATCttctatatgtataaatgtataatattatgtttatgtgtgTATGTGGTGTTTAATAAACGATATTCGAAACGTCCGaaagtaatgttttttttttcgcgcACATGCGCCGCAGTGTTCGCGCGTGGGAGAACTACTAAAAACGGACAGCAATCACACACGCTGgagttttgaagaaaaaaaacgcCATTTACGTAATTTTATTCTCGTACGTATGTTCTCGTTACCCTGCCTGCAGTTGTCGACGGGACAAcaacgagaaaaaaaattataataccgatagtaataattttttttttaaaaaaacacggattcaaataatatgataatattataatattatgttaatattacacGCGGGCCGGTAACAGACACTGAACTAACGGACGGACGGCacttgtgatttttatttttttcatattttcatcattACTCGACGCTGTAgtgactacatattattattatatttacatttaacgcGCATTGGACGTTTGTATCCTACTGACGGGCTCTCTCTAgagcaaacaatattatattaataaaactgcTATATGCCCATAACAATTATAGACACGAGGCGGTGATTCGGATTACAAGTGCGAGCTTACTCGGAGCGTGCTGCGAACAGAGTCCGAATGCCGTTtactaaaatgatattatacaataatattataacgatatgtGGAAAAGAATCGTCGAGAGAGAACTACCTACGACGATCTGCTGTTAATTAGGACGGAGCCGGTGGTCGGGGAAAATATTATGCGATGTCGACCGTGggacgacgacgatgacagTGCGGGGGAATTTGCGCTTAATCGTTAATATTGTGCgcttgcaattattattattgtacatcgGACTCCGCAAGTCTTATCTGCAATTTTCACACTCTTGCTAGTTAGTATTAtgcatatgtaggtatattaggagaaaaaaaatcaaatacaaatcgTACACtcgagtataaattaatattgttattttacacgAATAGTCTTGCAGTACGTGAGCGTTATTTGCTCGATTTGTtgcaatattctatattatacgtCGACTTAAACTTACTACAGTCTATATGGAACGATTCGAGTGCGTAAGAAAATACTATCATTGGGTACCATTTTTATACGTGTTTCCGAGAAATTTTCCCTTGCCAAACTCTGAATCTTCTGTATATAAAAACGGCCTCTCGGCTACCTAGCTTCTGAACTAATGTTATATAAAGGACTGGGCGGCACATCCACAGGTggtttcacaaaatatataatacgaaccTCGTATTTAGGCTTATTATAGCACGTTACGTAGACTATAAAAACccgatattacaatattatacaatactagtGATAACTGAAAACATAATACGAACgatgatataggtataaatgtataatgaataaatagtaTTTGTAGATAACACAGAAAAGATTCCTAAGAcgtactatattaaaatatggttttatggATGGACCTAATAACTTGAAATCTATAACTCATAAGTTACAACACCCCATAACTTATCCGTAGTGATGAACGCTCCTCACGTGGACTTCTGccttatacaatgatacattATATCCATTCTTATTAATATGCATCAATCGCGCACGTTAAGGAAGTGTTGTATTATGTTCCGTCGCCTCTTAAATTaacacatgataatataataactaccgagacattatataaaaaataataaacatgacaataataatatgaaattaaaattattattatattttcgatatGATAATAAGGaattgtaacataaaaaatgaaaatacattacGATCCGCGTATGGGACCGTCACGGTGTGCGCACAATCTACCTCCCTCCCGCGCCCGTTGCCCATCACTGACGCCGTCCACCGCGGCCGACGCGTGCAGAGTGGCGCCGGTCGTCGGCCGCAGACCGTCCGTCGCCGTCGGACGCATTTTCAGCGAAATCCTCGCGGGCCGTTATTTCTCATTCATAGTGCACGGGCAGACcgaccgtaataatattatcgtaacaaTGTTGTTACAACATTGTTATACGCCGTCCGCGCGTCTCGGGTGACAGCGTCGGCGGAAAAACAAACGCGTTTTCCGCGAAAACCGTCGTCGCGCGCACCGCAGTGCGTATTATAATTTCGTCGCTATCGCTCGCCGCCGTCGGTTATCGCGCGCTCAGCTCTTCGTACGACCGGACATGTGGTGGTCGCACGACATTATTACAACGACACGAcaccaataacaataacacagCGCGATAAAAGCCAAGGCTGGTGCCGTACCGTGTTTCAAACGACGCCGCCGACTCGgttcgacaattttttttaaaaacaattttcgcTCTTCGTTTTTCTATATAAACCAAGCGCGACGGACagaaaaacgtaatattttcatACAGAGAAATtcgtctttatttttatttcaattattgattgtaatattatatacaggtgtTACACTTATAACTGCATGTTTGATTAGTGGTGAGCTCAAATTTGATGATGGtcgattgggggggggggggggggggttgaggaggatgtacatttttttactattttcggACAACGTTATgcccaaaaaaattgtttcttaaTAGAAGATAtggattttgattttaacaataaaatatgataaatcaaTAGATAAAAAATTCCAAAGGGGGAGACCACCTTCGTTCAATAAGCGACCCCCCCCCCACGTCGAATCATATagaacaatattcaataatatcataatgtattataatattagtatttagtataatatgattgacaAACGCAATAAATAGATCGACATCGATTTgtccgattatattatattattatattttttctcaaacaataatattcccTATATAtgatcatatacatacatatatttataatattttatacacgagTACGtgtgataataaatattgacgTTATTGTAATGCACTTTAttataaaacgataataatatgacataacgAGTTCTCACCGATTTCagatttgttattaaattacttttttttcagtATACTTACTTCAAACACGCagacacatatattattatttagtgttattTACACACCCGGCGAATGAcggttaattttcttttatcgtTTTGACTTTGTTTTCAAATCTAAAATCGTAATTATACTGTATAACATATAGgtggatttataaaaaaaaacgcacgTCTTgtgcatattatgcattataatatgcacaatgtacatgtataatactCGACTGTTGCgattaaaaccaaatattatattattatgcgttgaCTCATAGTAGGTATGTGgtataattgtgtaataattattgttttttttcgtcTCACACTCTCATAGTTACGACAATATTCAGACGAGTACCTACTAACCGTGTATTGTACTTCTCAATATAATTCCGTTTTTGTggtgtaaatttatatattaatcatgTCCACTGAGGAAATAAAACCTCGTTGAATGTGAAATAATAcgttaatatatctaatataaaatatatcgtacCTATAACCATTATTCTTAAatcatatcgtattattatcgGATCGTATTATAgtgtttgatttaatattatagtctttagaTGTTGATATTCTTCACTCGCACCAAATGGTCACAATgcatactattattttgtactatatatattattagaaaccGTTGACGCGACGATATTTTCGAATTAACTCCGAACAAAGTGTTTCAGTACATTGTCGGCCTACcgaatattatcgttattattgttttggtgGTCACGTTTATAAAGAAGTTATCGGACgcgacaaaaaaacaaaaatacatataaattatttatcgtaCAAATTGACAAGTCATAAATTTCACGTATTGTACAAATGAAGCGTAGGGATAGATTGTGTACAATGTAgtgagtgataaaaaaaatcttaccaACACCCAATAACGTTCATCCATATCGATCAATCGATCGTCATGGTCGCTGCCAGGCgcctgtttaaaaaaaacaaatccagtcaaggcaaaaaaaaaaattaataataatatacataaataaaactaatctgaaaatgataattgtactaggtatatctatataacTTCTAACGGaccttatattatacgtaacatAATATCGTAAGTAGGTATggactacaaaatattatgtaggtacctacacataaattaaatatattattattccaacaataattataataaagtaagtcgtataatatattataaccgacCGGTCTGCAATATTATGTAGAGGGTAGAGGACGGTATACCGccgattattattgtttacaaatttaagtatttaaaaaatgaatttataacaacatgaaaaaaaactgatttttttcttaaaaaccaaaaccgacGACGGACACGTCGACGACGCCAACAACAATACAACTGTTACAAACCGTCAACTCATCAAACTTCATGATCCAGGGGCGGGTTGTTGTATTTTTTCCGACACGATTACAACTGGCGCGTATtgtgcgatataataatatacgacgcTGCCGTCtgtgacatatatattataataacgatattactatttattaccataatattattattacgtgttacatattatacgaatacagggtgattctttcaGCAAAGAACTCTcgttaaaaaacatttgaagtttttgaaaatattgttttaacaaatatctcaaaaaaatataaaaagttttttggttttcaagtttttactttttaatgacaatatacatttttgattccttatttcaaagcagaatatttttcagaaccTGTCCGGACAggtatatataatgatttaggtacctatgcgcATACGTCttatactattagttattactttccctatactttaaacaattataactaaataagttaaactataaattaattataggttaatttgatttttatacatcgaaatactacaaaataatattcttcgGAATAAGAAATATATGACGAAATGTATGTTGTCGTCCAAATCAGTGGTGTAATTGCGGGGgggatttgggtgtcgtatccccctcccccatgacctttttttttaagactggttaactacatttacctatgtacttctttatctaataatatattatttttattattgatatcaaatgcctcggctagctggcagttgtccgaaaaatgataagagtgataagagtattattttttcgtggatcgacgacgctcgatgattatcagattattttatctagattaaagactatcgtcccattgaagtactgaacaaaaaataacttaataacgaTTTGTACACTTAATCGGAATTTTCGTAGTGACTTTCCTAGTTTCGTCGTTATTCGGTAATCGAACATCGGTTATAAGTTACAGTTACAATCGGCATTCGActcttatagttttataattcataatttgatattgtgatataggtactgatattaaattaatcattcgtgtggagttttgatatttaattttaatatttactatttataaatatattgcactgaaaggtgcttatgataaataattttttttttttttttggggggggggggcaaaatgttaaaaaatgtcatccccctcacaaaaatgaccaaattacgccactggtcCAAATAGGTGAAAAACAAattgataacatttaatttttgtcaagACCGTCATTTGAATCGTGTAATACTTAATGTGATATGCTTTTGAGTTGTATATCCGGTCTGAGTATTTTTATAACAGATAGTTTTCCGAAATGTTAAATCCGTGccaaattcaattattattatcttatatttttcacaatatttttaatcaaataatgtgCACAAAGGAAGCcccaaaattaaaactatacgcAAACGCAATACTTACGGCCTTATTTAATAcgcgtgtaataatatgttatcctcataatgataataacaataataataatattatattgttattacgctGCGGATGTTTATGGGACTTTTCCTCGGTCGCTTCGCAAGCCGGAATACTACggtgtgtaggtatatacgatGCCGTAATCGCGGTTGTACGAGCGTGAAAAACACTCAATTGGCCACTCGTCGTATTGTTGTGTTACAAAGTATTGTcatttgtcattatattattattatacacgtctaGAGTGAGTATAGTATGGTCGTCGTGCGGTCTCGTCACCCGCCGCGCCGCCCGTGTTCTTTAATCTCGGACGACAGGCCGCGCCGACCAACggtcaccgtcgtcgtcgtcgtaggaacctatcattaattattatattttttgcacacacacacacacacaatcgctataatatgtatacgcacAAACcgcaaataaagaaaaacaaaaaaaaaaaacttcaacgaccgagaatataataatatacacgcgcAGTGGCCTCAGAGAGTGAACAAATTCGAAAGAATTTTGCGTAAACCGCGTCGGTACATcatttacgtacctatatgatCGTATTATGTATCCCATTCGATTTGACGCcggaccatattattattatcaatatattgttgtatattatatactaacccGTCCGTTTacgaaatgaaaataataactttaatatagGACCCACTAATTGTGTCGTTTTtgtctatatacatattacctacctgtatattataatacatctgtGTAATAaaagtagtattattattgttattattatcatacgctGACCgaggtgattttttttattctgttccGCGCAGGTGGTCGAAACGTTTCACGTTGACGTCAAGAAAAATCACGACCACTGGAAAGGCATCAAACTCGACTGGCTCGAACTGGCCAAGTACATGCCTAAAGCGCTGGACGTGCCGCTCAGCAAGTCCTATCTGGCCAGTCTGACGTTCAGGGACGTACTGCACGCCGTGTACATCGGTATGCAAAACTTGGCCGTGGGTCTGGAACAAGTGGCGTGGGACCAGGACCGGGAGATGCTCCCGTACGCCAAGTACTTCAACGAGACCACTTTGAAACTGAGAACTGtgagtattaattaatttttttttttttactgatatattattatatcaatggtGGCAATATTGTGCTAAGACCCACGTAATCGTAAAAGCGCCATTTCGTTTGggtaaaaaataaacgattcTAAGGCCTAGCCGACTTCGAAATGTTTTCTTTCGTTCACTTGGAAAACGTTTCACCGATTGCACCACACAGGCCGAGTGTAAGGAGTCCTGCAGACGTCGCGCGTCTCATAAAATAccgcatattaatatataatataatcgtatagtaaaacgataatttattataatattttagataaaaacatCGTGTCAAAAGCTAATGGTTTAGTTTTGTGAATAAACTTATTGGTATATGACGCGATTGATGGTTGCttacagtaaatatatatatatacgcactccGTTACCACTCTAAAGTCCTCgcttacctatgtaatatataatagtatatcataataatatgacgttggATACCGTTTTGTCGAAGAATGCGCGATCGATAAATtcgctaaaaaataaaacacatttctTGACGATGatgtataatagtaggtacataataatattaatataacaaacgCGTGTGATCGCTCGCACGTACACCTGACTATATACagtacatgatttttttttt
This portion of the Acyrthosiphon pisum isolate AL4f chromosome A1, pea_aphid_22Mar2018_4r6ur, whole genome shotgun sequence genome encodes:
- the LOC100575771 gene encoding uncharacterized protein LOC100575771 isoform X3; translated protein: MSAPAKPSKSQSPTPPHSIVATGTPFWHNPCGTLLTYDGSGGGATGAMMSSAVSHDIMMESEPESESVMRREEDIIHGIVVAAGQALTHAEQFTGAFVVETFHVDVKKNHDHWKGIKLDWLELAKYMPKALDVPLSKSYLASLTFRDVLHAVYIGMQNLAVGLEQVAWDQDREMLPYAKYFNETTLKLRTILCEVSMAIYEINDTPEPHVSRDIMPIESRISRDNQSLRDWLILREYMTSLQYVIEAFGYLKTKR
- the LOC100575771 gene encoding uncharacterized protein LOC100575771 isoform X1, translated to MESYEGAGCVDCYREHCRQRTPSVPVTTTASDRRTPSPQMNRCQTAPRRFDFTRRSCRLFIAGSFVIGLILVPCAMSAPAKPSKSQSPTPPHSIVATGTPFWHNPCGTLLTYDGSGGGATGAMMSSAVSHDIMMESEPESESVMRREEDIIHGIVVAAGQALTHAEQFTGAFVVETFHVDVKKNHDHWKGIKLDWLELAKYMPKALDVPLSKSYLASLTFRDVLHAVYIGMQNLAVGLEQVAWDQDREMLPYAKYFNETTLKLRTILCEVSMAIYEINDTPEPHVSRDIMPIESRISRDNQSLRDWLILREYMTSLQYVIEAFGYLKTKR
- the LOC100575771 gene encoding uncharacterized protein LOC100575771 isoform X2, which encodes MAQRIRLDSFIAGSFVIGLILVPCAMSAPAKPSKSQSPTPPHSIVATGTPFWHNPCGTLLTYDGSGGGATGAMMSSAVSHDIMMESEPESESVMRREEDIIHGIVVAAGQALTHAEQFTGAFVVETFHVDVKKNHDHWKGIKLDWLELAKYMPKALDVPLSKSYLASLTFRDVLHAVYIGMQNLAVGLEQVAWDQDREMLPYAKYFNETTLKLRTILCEVSMAIYEINDTPEPHVSRDIMPIESRISRDNQSLRDWLILREYMTSLQYVIEAFGYLKTKR